CCAAACTCGCGGAAGGCAAACATCGCGCGCCAGTAATACAGTGCGGGCTTCTCCAGCCAGGGTTTGCCGTAGAGGATTGGGGTGATGCAGGCTTCCAGCTTCCCCGCAACTCCATGCCCGTGGTCAAGCTTGGTGAGCATCTCATGGGCGATCTGCGCGTAACGGGGTTCGTCCGCGCCGACTAGGCCGATCCCATCGCCACCGAAGATCGGCACCATGCCGTAAAACAGGAAAAATGCAGCGAATACAAAGAGAGTTAACGCCTCGAGGACGGTTGACAGCTCGGGGAGGCGTGCGGGCACTCCGGTGTCGCGGTCCTGCAGCGCCTTGAGGTTGAGAGGAAATCCCACGTTCGATGCTATCTCGAAAATACGCATTTGCCGGCCTCTAGTCCTTCAGAGAGCCGACGGGACAAGGCTATCAGATTGAAGCGACATTGGAATGAAATGGAAACCACGTTCAAGCCATAACTCTCGGGACCACAAGCCTCAGGCTACATCATGGACGGTCGCGTTGGCTTTGCTCCGCATCAGCTTCACAATGCTCTCTGCCGCTGCGGGGAGTGGGCCGGGCAGCGTGCAGCCGCTGGCGTTCTTGTGCCCGCCTCCGCCAAAATGCTGGGCAATCTCCGCCGCGTCCATATCGCCCTTGCTGCGCATGCTGACGCGTACTCCGCGGTCCGGAAGCTCGCGCAGGAAGGCGGCAACGTCGACTCCGGCGATACTGATGGCGTAGTTCACAATTCCTTCGCAGTCTTCTTCGGCCGCGCATGCGCGGACCATGTCGTTATGCGTGACCCACATCCAGGCGATGCGTCCTTCGCGCTTGATATTGGAGAGGGCGGCGCCCAGCAGGAGCATCTTTGAGGTGGGATTGCTGAAGTAGATCTGCTGCGCGGCCTGCTTGGGATCGGCTCCGCACAGGACCAGTTCCCGAGCCAGCTCAAAGGTGTGCTCGTCCGTGTTGCCGTAGCAGAAGCTTCCCGTATCTGTCAGAACCGCGGTGTAGATACACGTCGCAATGTCCGGAGTGATAACGGCTCCGGCGGCAAGCGCCAACTCGTAGACCATCTCCGCTACGGCGCAGGCTTCGCGGTTTATCCAGTTCACATCGCCATAAGCGCGGCCGCTGGCATGGTGATCCATATTGATGATGCGCAAGCCCTCCAGCCCCTGAAGGCCGGTGCGCTCCAGCCCGTCGCATTCGAGGACGATCACGGCATCGTAGTCTCCTTCGATGCGGCTGGCGCAACGCATCTCGTCAGCGCCTGGAAGTCCGCTGTAAAGCAGAGGCGGACGGTCGCTGGAGACGACATCCGCATGCTTGCCAAGCTGGCGCAGGATCGCTCCACAGGCCAGCATGGAACCCATGGCGTCGCCGTCCGGCCGGGCATGGGAGGTGACGAGAAAGCGATGACCCTGCTCGATGATCTCCAGGATTGCGCGTATTGGCTGGTAGTGCTCCATTGCTTTGGGATTGAGTGCCGTTTATAGCTCCGTTCTGAGTGGGGTGGTGGAGTCCTGTGCCGGCTCTGATTTTGTCTTCTTCTTTTTCTCGCGGCCCAGGAGCTGGTCGATCCGGTTCTTCATTTTTTCCGAGCGGTCAATGTGAAAGCTGAGATCCGGTATGTGGCGTACCCCCATCAGCTCGAGCAGACGGTGACGGATGTGTCCGCGCGCATTCATCAGCGCTTCGATGGTTTCGGTCTCTTCCTTCATACCGCCATCGACCGCCACATAAACGCGTGCAGATTTGCCTCCCGGATTCAGCAGGACTTCGCTGACGTAACAGAAGCTGATTCTCGGGTCGGAGAGTTCGCCCTCGATGACGGCGCTGATTTCTTCGCGGAGTGCTTCCGCAACGCGGTCCCGATGATATTGGCGCGCGCGTGGTTCTGGCATTGTGAAATTCCTTAGGAAAACCCCTTAGAATACCAGAGGCGCGCTCTGGAGGGCAATGCGCGAACGCATTGCAAGATGGAAGAGAGTTTTCCTGAAAGACCAATCCGCTACTCGTCAACAAAATGCCAGTAGGAGTCCCTGATTTCAGCGCCCAGATCGTTTGCGATGCGGACGGCGGCGTTCTCCACCTGCTGCATCAGTCCGGTCAGGTAGTCGCGGGAACCGGAGATGGCACAAACTCCGAGGGTGGCAGATTGCCAGGTGATGGCCTCGTCCAACTCTGCGACGGAGATGTTAAAGCCCGCCTTCAGCTTATCTTTGAGCGACCGCACTACCTGCCGCCGGTCCTTCAGCGACTGTGCGTGCTCAATGTGAAGCTCGATGGTGAGAGCGGCAATCGGCATCTGCGGACGGTCTACAAAATAACTCTACTAACTTCAAAAATAACTCTACTCCGGGAAGAAGAGGGCGACTTGCTCCGGCTTCGGTGGTTTGGTGGCGAGGCTGACGACCACAAGGCACAGCAGAGAAGCGACCAGGGCGGGGAAGATGGCGTCGCGTTGCGCGAGAACCGAAGGCAGGTGGTGCTGAACCAACGGCACATCCCAAAAGAAAGTCACGAATGTGCCGGCACCAATTGCGCTGACTGCTCCTGCGCCATTGGCACGGCGCGAATAGAAGGCCGCCAGGATCACCGGCGTAAGTGCCGCCGAGTAGATGGTGTAGGCGTAGAGGGTTTTCTTGAGCACCGAATCAGTGTGCAGCGCCTGATAGAGAGCCCAGACGCCAAGCAGGGCGACCATCAGGCGGGAGACGATGAGAACACGTTTGTTTGACGCCTCGGGCGCAAGGTAACGGACGAAGACATCGTTGACCAGGTTGGTTGCCGGGGAGAAGAGATAGTTGTTGGCAGTGGAGATGATCTTGGCAAAGACCGCTCCCATCAGCAAGGCTCCGAGGAATGGCGGGAGTCCGTTCAGCGCCGTGTAGGCGATGATTTCGCGTGGGTGCTTCGATACTTCTCCCGCCGGGAAGCGCACAGAGCCGACGACGGCGAGGGCAACGATCACTGTCTCCAGAACAATGGTGCCGAGGATCCAGCCTGCGACGGCGTTGCGCGCATCCTTCTCCGACTTCGCGGAAAAAAACTTCTGGTACATGGACTGGTTGCCAAGCATGAGCAGGCATGTCGGCAGGAAGAGCTCGAGCGCCTGCAGCAGGCTGAAGTCGCCAAGCACCTGGAAGTGCGTCGCAGGCAGCGCGTGGGTCACGTGGCTCCATCCACCCGCGGAGCGGAGCAGTACCGGCAGCGCCACGCACATCGTGATGGTGGCGAGCATGCCGATCACTACGTCCATGTAGGCAACGGAGGCCATCCCCGCGATTGCGGTAAAGACGATGACAAAGACGGCGATGATGTATTTGCCGAGATCAGCGGAGATGATGGTGGGGAAGACGAGGTGCAGGATGTCTCCGCCGCCGGTGAGCTGGTAGCTGGTGATGGCGGTGTAGGCGAAGAGGACCGCGATGACTCCGAGCACGCGCGCGGCCTGGTTATAACGGGCCTCCAGCAAATCGGGGATGGTGAACTGCGCGAACTTTCTGGCGCGGGGGGCGATGAAGTAGATCAGCAGCAGACCGGCCCATCCTCCGCCCGCCTGCCATAGCGCCGCAAAGCCGTGGCGGTAGGCGTTCTCCGCACCGCCAAGCAGGGAGCCGGAGCCGATCCAGGAAGAGAGCAGCGTGAAGACCAGCACAAATGCCGGCAGGGATCGCCCGGCGACGAGGTAATCCGCTTTGGTCTTGACGTGGCGCAACTGCACCAGCGAGACAGTGAGCAGGGTGAGAACGATTGCGCCGAGGACGGCGGCATACAGGTTCATGCGCTTCCCT
This window of the Acidisarcina sp. genome carries:
- a CDS encoding sodium:solute symporter family protein produces the protein MNLYAAVLGAIVLTLLTVSLVQLRHVKTKADYLVAGRSLPAFVLVFTLLSSWIGSGSLLGGAENAYRHGFAALWQAGGGWAGLLLIYFIAPRARKFAQFTIPDLLEARYNQAARVLGVIAVLFAYTAITSYQLTGGGDILHLVFPTIISADLGKYIIAVFVIVFTAIAGMASVAYMDVVIGMLATITMCVALPVLLRSAGGWSHVTHALPATHFQVLGDFSLLQALELFLPTCLLMLGNQSMYQKFFSAKSEKDARNAVAGWILGTIVLETVIVALAVVGSVRFPAGEVSKHPREIIAYTALNGLPPFLGALLMGAVFAKIISTANNYLFSPATNLVNDVFVRYLAPEASNKRVLIVSRLMVALLGVWALYQALHTDSVLKKTLYAYTIYSAALTPVILAAFYSRRANGAGAVSAIGAGTFVTFFWDVPLVQHHLPSVLAQRDAIFPALVASLLCLVVVSLATKPPKPEQVALFFPE
- the rbfA gene encoding 30S ribosome-binding factor RbfA is translated as MPEPRARQYHRDRVAEALREEISAVIEGELSDPRISFCYVSEVLLNPGGKSARVYVAVDGGMKEETETIEALMNARGHIRHRLLELMGVRHIPDLSFHIDRSEKMKNRIDQLLGREKKKKTKSEPAQDSTTPLRTEL
- a CDS encoding DUF503 domain-containing protein, translated to MPIAALTIELHIEHAQSLKDRRQVVRSLKDKLKAGFNISVAELDEAITWQSATLGVCAISGSRDYLTGLMQQVENAAVRIANDLGAEIRDSYWHFVDE
- a CDS encoding bifunctional oligoribonuclease/PAP phosphatase NrnA; translated protein: MEHYQPIRAILEIIEQGHRFLVTSHARPDGDAMGSMLACGAILRQLGKHADVVSSDRPPLLYSGLPGADEMRCASRIEGDYDAVIVLECDGLERTGLQGLEGLRIINMDHHASGRAYGDVNWINREACAVAEMVYELALAAGAVITPDIATCIYTAVLTDTGSFCYGNTDEHTFELARELVLCGADPKQAAQQIYFSNPTSKMLLLGAALSNIKREGRIAWMWVTHNDMVRACAAEEDCEGIVNYAISIAGVDVAAFLRELPDRGVRVSMRSKGDMDAAEIAQHFGGGGHKNASGCTLPGPLPAAAESIVKLMRSKANATVHDVA